In Psychrobacter sp. JCM 18902, a single window of DNA contains:
- a CDS encoding flavin reductase family protein yields MTNGYRPEMIQHAFIDFIGSHLQPFWSFTVPKLRLVARYTLSDDLIALRFETNHAFRRQLVSPQRGWQGGQHLNLSLLIKGVYHQRSYSLLGLAHQPLWWQDAAINNSINSDDSKKQPPYLAVTIAIKPQGLVSDYLTKHMALGSVINSSAPSGSFTLAQSSIKVQTKSAAEKSASLLFIAGGSGITPMLGLITQALDNGHHVTLLYYSRTEMLPFKNQWQQLSTAYPAFAYHLVNTEKSDTYLAGKRHLSVDSLLALNLPLADTQIFACGSQALLTGLYKAAAKVTLPHNKNLRDNIIVENFGHALPDFNFDNEQALDRKKHAAQHTVYLRARQRQFDSSTTILNAAEDAGIRLAHGCRQGICQLCRCNKVSGVVKNIHTGKISSDGYESIQTCINIAMTDVVLDI; encoded by the coding sequence ATGACCAACGGCTATCGTCCTGAAATGATTCAACATGCATTTATCGATTTTATTGGATCACACTTACAGCCGTTTTGGTCTTTCACTGTCCCAAAGCTGCGACTTGTTGCGCGGTATACCCTTAGCGATGACTTAATAGCGCTCAGATTTGAGACCAATCATGCTTTTCGACGGCAATTAGTGAGTCCGCAACGTGGTTGGCAGGGTGGTCAACATCTTAACTTAAGCCTTCTTATTAAAGGTGTGTATCATCAGCGCAGCTATTCATTATTAGGTTTAGCGCACCAACCGCTCTGGTGGCAAGATGCTGCTATCAACAACAGTATTAATAGTGACGATAGCAAAAAGCAACCCCCTTATCTTGCGGTTACTATTGCCATTAAGCCGCAAGGCTTGGTTTCGGATTATTTAACCAAACATATGGCACTTGGCAGTGTCATCAACAGTAGTGCCCCCAGTGGCTCTTTCACTTTGGCACAATCATCTATAAAGGTACAGACAAAATCAGCTGCCGAAAAATCTGCTTCTTTATTATTTATCGCAGGTGGCAGCGGTATTACGCCCATGTTAGGACTCATCACGCAAGCACTAGACAACGGACATCATGTGACGTTGCTATATTACAGTCGCACTGAAATGCTCCCGTTCAAAAACCAATGGCAACAACTGAGCACAGCGTATCCAGCTTTCGCCTATCATCTGGTCAATACCGAGAAATCTGATACTTATTTGGCTGGCAAGCGACACTTGAGCGTAGACAGTTTGTTGGCATTAAACCTACCGCTGGCAGATACGCAAATATTTGCATGCGGGTCACAGGCTCTGTTGACTGGCTTATATAAAGCAGCGGCGAAGGTGACTTTACCGCACAATAAAAACCTGCGCGATAATATTATTGTAGAAAACTTTGGTCATGCGTTGCCTGATTTCAATTTTGATAACGAACAAGCGCTCGATAGAAAAAAACACGCAGCGCAACATACTGTTTATTTACGGGCGAGGCAACGGCAGTTTGACAGTAGCACGACAATATTGAATGCCGCGGAGGACGCAGGAATTCGCTTAGCGCATGGTTGTAGACAAGGTATCTGCCAGTTGTGTCGCTGCAATAAAGTCAGCGGTGTGGTCAAAAATATTCACACAGGAAAAATAAGCAGTGATGGTTATGAATCTATTCAAACTTGCATCAACATTGCCATGACTGATGTGGTGCTGGATATTTAG
- a CDS encoding fatty acid desaturase family protein: MRLLPPVTTAQSAVPVLTQLTDAKKQKAKQLTRYPTLTGAPLPKAQSDALAHELNVLYRSVMDSLGSDDARYIKRVYAAVVYSEMTARGLLAAAGCMQSKRKIVATWLLGTSLLSLSKILNNMELGHNVMHGQYDWMQHPYLNSQKFDWDIVCPAPLWQHSHNYLHHTFTNIVGRDHDVGYHLIRVTDEQPWTPSDRHNMSKTAILALGFEWAVAFHDIQISVDEYADSPDRHQTMQQKSRALFAKIARQVGKDHIVLPTLAGLTLGRSSAMTTLSGNVTANIVRNLWTWAVIFCGHFTEQAHIYTHLDADESKGDWYVRQILGSSNIQGSKLFHILTGNLSHQIEHHIFPDMPASHYARIAPQLQAICRKYNLPYNTGRFGTQFRQMLGRIRHFSKPSAEEWQSYLQSQTTSITETNHAVAERQKELPAIRGLGKYLPPVMRQALFYA; encoded by the coding sequence ATGCGCTTGCTACCACCCGTCACTACTGCACAATCTGCTGTACCCGTTTTGACCCAACTAACTGATGCAAAAAAGCAGAAAGCAAAGCAGTTGACTCGCTACCCAACATTGACAGGAGCGCCCTTACCGAAGGCGCAATCTGATGCCCTCGCTCATGAATTAAATGTGCTTTACCGAAGCGTGATGGATTCGTTAGGTAGTGATGACGCACGATACATTAAACGAGTGTATGCCGCGGTAGTCTATAGTGAAATGACAGCACGTGGCTTACTGGCAGCGGCTGGATGCATGCAGTCAAAACGTAAAATTGTCGCGACTTGGTTATTGGGTACCTCACTACTGAGCCTCAGCAAAATTCTAAATAATATGGAGCTTGGGCACAATGTCATGCATGGTCAGTATGACTGGATGCAGCACCCGTATCTCAATAGCCAAAAGTTTGATTGGGACATTGTCTGTCCTGCCCCCTTGTGGCAACACTCTCATAATTACTTGCATCATACTTTTACCAATATCGTTGGTCGTGACCATGATGTTGGCTATCACTTAATTCGCGTGACTGATGAGCAACCTTGGACGCCAAGCGATCGCCATAATATGTCTAAAACAGCGATATTGGCTTTAGGTTTTGAGTGGGCGGTCGCCTTTCATGATATTCAAATCAGTGTCGACGAATACGCGGACTCCCCTGATCGACACCAAACCATGCAACAGAAATCTCGCGCATTATTTGCCAAAATCGCCCGGCAAGTGGGCAAAGATCATATTGTACTACCCACGTTAGCAGGGCTGACATTAGGTCGAAGTAGTGCTATGACCACACTGAGCGGTAATGTTACTGCCAATATCGTTCGTAACCTATGGACATGGGCGGTGATATTCTGTGGACACTTTACCGAACAAGCCCATATCTATACCCATCTCGATGCCGATGAGTCTAAAGGCGACTGGTATGTGCGTCAAATTCTTGGCTCCAGCAATATTCAGGGCAGTAAGCTGTTTCATATTTTGACGGGTAATTTATCGCATCAAATCGAACATCATATTTTCCCTGATATGCCAGCCAGTCACTATGCTCGTATCGCACCACAATTACAGGCAATATGCCGCAAGTACAATCTACCCTATAATACTGGGCGCTTTGGTACACAATTCCGGCAAATGCTGGGACGTATCCGCCACTTTAGCAAGCCAAGTGCTGAAGAATGGCAGTCTTATTTACAATCACAAACTACGTCAATCACTGAAACAAATCATGCCGTAGCAGAAAGACAAAAAGAGCTGCCCGCTATACGTGGATTGGGTAAATATCTTCCCCCTGTCATGCGCCAAGCCTTATTTTATGCTTGA
- a CDS encoding saccharopine dehydrogenase family protein codes for MDTNTNTDTSNNTRQRSDEKRPYAVVLYGATSFVGQITAHYLKEFLSNTKDKDGADVTWAIAGRDEAKLNELQSKLGSTVDIILANSDDADSLDEMTKQTQVIISTVGPYLKYGEPLIKSCTTHGTDYVDLTGEAIFIKDMMDKYQDAAKQSGARIVNSCGFDSIPSDLGVYFTQTQAEKKFGRACDVIHMRVKAAKGGLSGGTIASMATIFEEVGKDKSRRKQVANPYLLNDDKDAPNVRQANVSKPAYDSEHKRWLAPFVMASINTRIVHRTNQLLGYEYGRDFKYDEAMWMQDGVKGQLSSYAMSAGLFGFATAMMVKPSRELLAKHVLPKSGSGPSAEEQANGYFDIRLFGETANKDTINTKVTGDKDPGYGSTSRMLAQAALCLAQDISKEEIGGGFWTPASAMGNHLLARLEEHAGLSFEVVDS; via the coding sequence ATGGATACCAATACTAATACGGATACCTCAAACAATACACGACAGCGCAGCGATGAAAAGCGCCCTTACGCAGTCGTCTTATATGGTGCAACCAGCTTTGTTGGTCAAATCACAGCACACTATTTAAAAGAGTTTTTATCTAATACTAAAGACAAAGATGGCGCCGATGTCACGTGGGCGATTGCTGGGCGTGATGAAGCAAAACTGAACGAATTGCAATCTAAACTTGGCAGCACTGTCGATATTATTCTTGCTAATAGTGACGATGCGGATAGCCTTGATGAGATGACCAAACAAACCCAAGTCATCATTTCAACCGTCGGTCCTTATCTTAAATACGGTGAGCCGCTGATCAAATCTTGTACCACTCATGGGACAGATTATGTCGATCTCACCGGTGAAGCTATATTTATCAAAGACATGATGGATAAGTATCAGGACGCGGCAAAGCAAAGCGGCGCTCGTATTGTCAACTCGTGTGGCTTTGATTCGATTCCATCGGATTTGGGCGTCTACTTTACCCAAACCCAAGCAGAAAAGAAATTTGGTCGCGCTTGTGATGTGATTCATATGCGTGTCAAAGCAGCGAAAGGCGGTCTATCGGGTGGCACCATTGCCTCGATGGCGACTATTTTTGAAGAAGTTGGAAAGGACAAGTCACGTCGTAAGCAGGTAGCAAATCCTTATCTGCTCAATGATGACAAAGATGCGCCAAACGTGCGCCAAGCTAATGTCAGTAAGCCAGCATACGATAGTGAGCACAAACGCTGGCTTGCGCCTTTTGTCATGGCTAGCATCAATACCCGTATCGTGCATCGCACCAACCAATTGCTTGGCTATGAATATGGTCGTGACTTTAAATATGACGAAGCAATGTGGATGCAAGATGGTGTGAAAGGTCAATTATCAAGCTATGCAATGAGCGCTGGCTTGTTTGGATTTGCCACTGCTATGATGGTCAAACCGAGCCGTGAGTTATTAGCTAAGCACGTGCTACCAAAGTCAGGTTCTGGTCCTTCTGCAGAAGAGCAAGCAAACGGCTACTTTGACATTCGCCTCTTTGGAGAAACGGCTAATAAAGACACCATCAATACGAAAGTAACGGGTGACAAAGATCCAGGTTACGGCAGTACCTCGCGTATGCTAGCGCAAGCAGCGTTATGCTTAGCACAAGATATCAGCAAAGAAGAAATTGGTGGTGGTTTTTGGACACCAGCCTCTGCCATGGGTAATCATCTACTGGCGCGTTTAGAAGAGCATGCGGGTCTTAGTTTTGAAGTTGTCGATTCGTAA
- a CDS encoding DUF1328 domain-containing protein has product MFRWAIIFAVIALLASLLGFGGVAGLSANLAYIFLAVAVILFIVAFVSRKM; this is encoded by the coding sequence ATGTTTCGCTGGGCTATTATTTTTGCCGTGATCGCATTGTTAGCAAGTTTATTGGGTTTTGGCGGTGTTGCAGGATTGTCTGCTAATTTGGCATATATTTTCTTAGCAGTCGCTGTCATTTTATTTATTGTGGCATTTGTAAGCCGCAAGATGTAA
- a CDS encoding GNAT family N-acetyltransferase, translated as MKNQNSEQNLTITHDEQAKRFETSIDGYTVYISYQERDDTLVYDHTIVPQELGGRGIGSALVKHALNYAREQNKKVIPQCSFVSSYISKHPDYQDLL; from the coding sequence ATGAAAAATCAAAACTCTGAACAAAACCTAACCATCACCCATGATGAACAGGCTAAACGCTTTGAGACCTCTATTGACGGTTATACTGTCTATATTAGCTATCAAGAGCGTGACGATACATTAGTTTATGATCATACTATCGTACCTCAGGAGCTAGGCGGGCGCGGTATTGGCTCAGCATTGGTTAAGCATGCCCTCAACTATGCTCGTGAACAGAATAAAAAAGTGATACCACAGTGCTCATTTGTCTCGTCATATATCAGCAAACATCCTGATTACCAAGACTTGCTATAG
- a CDS encoding 5-carboxymethyl-2-hydroxymuconate Delta-isomerase, with amino-acid sequence MPHLTIQMTPNVSIAHEESLLKALNKALWDSEHFGKPTDIKARIVPIETFLVGVEDDEQAYGFIYAHLKLMTGRDMVIRNQLAGLLVTAIEQEIGAEQSGRAALQICVEVEEISAVYHKKMLGS; translated from the coding sequence ATGCCACATCTAACCATTCAAATGACGCCCAATGTCAGTATTGCTCATGAAGAATCATTGCTTAAAGCGTTAAATAAAGCGTTATGGGACAGTGAGCACTTTGGCAAGCCGACTGATATTAAAGCACGGATCGTACCTATTGAGACATTTTTGGTAGGCGTTGAAGATGATGAGCAGGCGTATGGCTTTATTTATGCGCATCTAAAACTGATGACTGGTCGTGACATGGTTATTCGTAATCAGCTAGCAGGGCTGCTGGTGACGGCGATAGAGCAGGAGATAGGCGCAGAGCAATCAGGGCGAGCAGCCTTACAGATATGTGTGGAAGTTGAAGAAATTAGCGCGGTGTATCATAAAAAAATGCTAGGTAGCTAA
- the plsB gene encoding glycerol-3-phosphate 1-O-acyltransferase PlsB: MIPKFLKKRIFKAPVTTDSASNTDVNPIAPKPYSNAPINQIYRKLSGQLLDVAVKPKLLGELPEFDTDDQTLRFYVLQDYSRSNSILIDLQTQEHNLPPALVGVHDTAHNIKENAAIIFLNHPSAKDSQLSPRLSRLVSAVLQYPELKVRLVPVSILWGRAPEKEDSLFKLLTADNWQDPSITKQLFNIGVMGRDTFVQFHPPQDLRTLINDSLKGDEEGFSIFDSLAVDSKENFIKEGNVKESSAKDSHLDITSSVGDADEAPNYALVATADSNRELVRMLQQRLTVYLDKQRASMLGPDLSDRRNLVDKLVYSPAIKHAIEAEAVESGISVREARVLAKGYANEMVNDYSHSIVRGFYKFLTWLWTQLYDGVEVHHFERVRELATDYELVYVPCHRSHVDYLLLSYVIYKRGLSIPYVAAGDNLDVPVLGPLLRGAVAFYIRRSFRGNALYTAVLREYMHTLITRNTPIEYFIEGGRSRSGRLLPPKMGMLAMTVHSQLRHSEKPVVFIPTYIGYERIMEGGTYVGELKGKPKESESLLGLLKVGRKIERIFGNVHLSFGTPLHLSDFMTKFDVPANSLPMDRTDTPLDDKASAMVDNIGVKIMQHINKAAVVTPVSLLSLVLLSAPKAALDEEICREQIALYQGLAQQLSYSDDTVITDMSPQQIIDYGIKLKLIERTPHILGDIIQIAGKQAALLSYFRNNILHVFILLSFLSALVARNGRIERSRLDNIAKQLYPFLQSELFLYYPAHGLADTLNKKVDSLLSHGLIVELSDGVLSVPESNSKYYQQLQVLATPVGQSLERYFMTLALLAQQGSGNLTESEVVDLCHLLGQRLSVLYADDIPDFFDRALFTSFISALTRLDYLQKDDETGVLTFDHRINDIARHAKYVLTPDMMQILQQVASLDEEEITHAITEISNKKLRKFGRKR; the protein is encoded by the coding sequence ATGATACCGAAGTTCTTAAAAAAACGGATTTTTAAAGCGCCAGTCACAACCGACAGCGCTTCTAATACTGACGTCAATCCAATCGCCCCCAAGCCTTATTCCAATGCGCCGATTAATCAAATTTATCGCAAGCTATCGGGGCAGCTACTCGATGTCGCTGTTAAACCTAAGTTATTGGGTGAATTACCTGAGTTCGATACAGACGATCAAACGCTAAGATTTTATGTGTTGCAAGATTATTCGCGTTCCAACAGTATTTTGATTGACCTGCAGACGCAAGAGCACAATTTACCACCAGCATTGGTTGGGGTACATGATACCGCCCATAATATCAAAGAAAACGCAGCCATCATATTTTTGAACCATCCAAGCGCCAAAGACAGTCAGCTCTCGCCGCGCCTGTCACGTTTGGTGTCTGCTGTTTTGCAATATCCAGAGCTAAAAGTACGTTTAGTGCCCGTCTCTATTTTATGGGGACGCGCCCCAGAAAAAGAGGATTCACTGTTTAAACTGCTGACCGCTGACAACTGGCAAGACCCTAGCATCACCAAGCAGCTCTTTAATATCGGAGTAATGGGACGTGACACTTTTGTACAGTTCCATCCACCTCAAGATCTACGTACCCTTATCAATGATAGCCTTAAAGGTGATGAAGAAGGGTTTTCTATTTTTGATTCACTAGCCGTTGATTCAAAAGAGAACTTTATAAAAGAAGGCAATGTAAAAGAAAGCTCTGCAAAAGACAGCCATTTAGACATCACCAGTAGCGTGGGCGATGCTGACGAAGCACCAAACTATGCTTTGGTAGCGACCGCTGACAGCAATCGTGAGCTGGTACGTATGCTACAGCAGCGGCTTACGGTTTATTTAGACAAGCAGCGTGCCAGTATGCTCGGTCCTGATTTATCAGACAGGCGTAATTTGGTAGATAAGCTGGTGTATTCACCAGCTATCAAACATGCGATAGAGGCAGAAGCAGTAGAATCTGGTATCAGTGTACGTGAAGCCCGTGTCTTGGCTAAAGGTTATGCCAATGAGATGGTCAATGACTATTCACATTCCATCGTGCGCGGTTTTTATAAGTTTTTAACGTGGTTATGGACGCAACTCTATGATGGCGTAGAAGTCCATCATTTCGAGCGCGTACGTGAGCTTGCGACTGACTATGAGCTGGTTTATGTGCCTTGTCATCGTAGCCATGTCGATTATCTATTGCTATCTTATGTCATCTACAAGCGTGGTCTGAGCATTCCTTATGTCGCTGCTGGTGACAACCTAGATGTACCCGTATTAGGGCCATTATTACGCGGCGCGGTTGCCTTTTATATACGTCGTAGCTTTCGTGGCAATGCACTTTATACCGCCGTCCTCCGCGAATATATGCACACCCTTATTACGCGTAACACACCGATTGAATACTTTATCGAGGGTGGTCGCTCGCGTTCAGGACGTTTATTACCACCGAAGATGGGCATGCTAGCAATGACAGTGCACAGTCAATTACGTCATTCTGAGAAGCCAGTGGTTTTCATTCCGACTTATATCGGTTATGAGCGTATTATGGAAGGTGGCACCTATGTTGGTGAGCTAAAAGGCAAGCCAAAAGAATCTGAATCTTTACTAGGCTTACTCAAAGTTGGTCGTAAAATTGAGCGTATCTTTGGTAATGTACATCTAAGCTTTGGCACACCGCTGCATCTTAGCGACTTTATGACAAAATTCGATGTGCCAGCCAATAGCTTGCCAATGGATCGCACCGATACCCCGCTCGATGATAAAGCCAGCGCGATGGTCGATAACATCGGCGTCAAAATCATGCAGCACATCAATAAGGCGGCGGTTGTGACGCCCGTTTCGTTATTATCATTGGTATTATTATCAGCGCCTAAAGCGGCTTTAGATGAAGAAATCTGCCGTGAGCAAATTGCCCTTTATCAAGGTCTTGCTCAGCAGTTGTCCTACTCAGATGATACCGTCATTACAGATATGAGTCCGCAGCAAATTATTGATTATGGTATCAAGCTAAAGCTCATTGAACGTACGCCGCATATCTTAGGCGACATCATTCAGATTGCCGGCAAGCAAGCGGCCTTGCTCAGCTATTTCCGTAATAACATTCTTCATGTCTTTATTCTACTTTCTTTCTTATCAGCATTAGTGGCGCGTAACGGCCGTATCGAGCGTAGTCGTTTGGACAATATTGCTAAGCAACTCTATCCATTTTTACAAAGCGAGCTGTTCTTATATTACCCAGCACATGGCTTAGCTGATACCTTAAACAAAAAAGTCGACAGCTTACTCTCGCATGGTCTAATTGTCGAATTGAGTGATGGCGTACTCAGCGTCCCTGAGTCAAACAGCAAATACTATCAGCAGCTGCAAGTGCTAGCGACGCCTGTCGGACAGAGCCTTGAGCGTTACTTTATGACGCTTGCCCTACTCGCCCAGCAAGGCTCAGGAAATCTAACTGAAAGCGAAGTCGTTGATCTGTGTCATCTGCTGGGTCAGCGCCTATCTGTACTATATGCAGACGATATTCCTGATTTCTTTGACCGCGCCTTATTCACTAGCTTCATCAGTGCCTTGACTCGTCTTGATTACTTGCAAAAAGATGATGAAACCGGCGTATTGACCTTTGATCATCGTATCAATGATATTGCTCGTCATGCTAAGTACGTGCTAACGCCTGACATGATGCAGATTTTGCAGCAAGTCGCCAGCTTAGATGAAGAAGAAATTACCCATGCGATTACTGAGATTAGTAATAAAAAGCTGCGTAAATTTGGCCGTAAGCGTTAA
- the ybaK gene encoding Cys-tRNA(Pro) deacylase: MTPAINLAKQRALNYQLHDYVHDSNAASFGLEAAEKLGVDVSQVFKTLVVSTETGALAVAILPVDKTLNFKKTAKALSSNKLLICKKVQMADPKQVERSTGYVLGGVSPLGQKKRLPTIIDSSAAEQTTIYVSGGRRGLEIELPPAQLAETLAACFSTITDD, from the coding sequence ATGACACCAGCGATTAATCTTGCCAAACAACGCGCTCTGAACTATCAATTACACGACTATGTCCATGACAGTAATGCCGCCTCTTTTGGCTTAGAGGCGGCAGAAAAGCTAGGTGTGGATGTGTCACAAGTGTTCAAAACCTTGGTAGTGTCGACAGAGACTGGCGCGCTTGCTGTTGCTATCTTACCCGTGGATAAAACGTTAAACTTTAAAAAAACGGCTAAGGCGCTATCTTCGAATAAATTGCTGATCTGCAAAAAAGTGCAAATGGCGGATCCTAAGCAGGTAGAGCGTAGTACGGGCTATGTGCTAGGCGGCGTCAGCCCATTGGGACAAAAGAAGCGCTTGCCGACTATCATAGACAGCTCGGCTGCAGAGCAGACAACGATTTATGTCAGCGGTGGTCGCCGTGGTTTAGAAATTGAGCTGCCACCAGCACAATTAGCTGAGACCCTTGCTGCTTGCTTTAGTACTATTACTGATGACTAA
- the ettA gene encoding energy-dependent translational throttle protein EttA: protein MAQYIYTMNNVSKLVPPKREILKNINLSFFPGAKIGVLGINGSGKSTLLRIMAGVDTEFSGEARAQTGTKIGYLPQEPQLDDSKDVRGNVEDGMREALDALARLDAIYAEYAEPDADFDKLAEEQGKMEDIIQAWDAHNLNTQLEKAADALRLPPWDADVSKLSGGEKRRVALCRLLLSRPDMLLLDEPTNHLDAESVAWLEQFLQNYSGTIVAITHDRYFLDNVAQWILELDRGHGYPYEGNYTEWLEQKNTRLEQQNKQEESFAKALKKELDWIRKNQKGQQAKSKSRVQRFEELNSTEFQQRNETAEIYIPPGPRLGNKVIEVNNISKSFGDRLLYENLSFNVPAGAIVGIIGPNGAGKTTLFNMITERDTPDTGSVDLGESVKVAYVGQVRDNLDDSKTVWEEVSDGLDIITVGDYTTPSRAYIGRFNFKGSDQQKHVGQLSGGERNRLQLAKTLKQGANVLLLDEPSNDLDIETLRALEDAIQVFPGTVMVVSHDRWFLDRIATHILAFEDEGPVWFDGNYSEFETYRKKTMGDAATPKRMKYKKIST, encoded by the coding sequence ATGGCTCAATATATTTACACGATGAACAACGTGTCAAAACTTGTTCCACCTAAGCGTGAAATTTTAAAAAATATTAACCTATCGTTTTTCCCTGGCGCCAAAATTGGTGTTTTAGGTATCAATGGTTCAGGTAAATCGACTTTGCTACGCATCATGGCGGGCGTGGATACTGAATTTAGCGGTGAAGCTCGTGCGCAAACCGGTACCAAAATTGGTTATCTTCCGCAGGAACCACAGCTTGATGACAGCAAAGACGTACGTGGTAACGTCGAAGACGGTATGCGTGAAGCGTTAGATGCACTTGCTCGTTTAGATGCCATTTATGCAGAATACGCTGAGCCTGATGCTGACTTTGATAAGCTTGCTGAAGAACAAGGCAAGATGGAAGACATCATTCAAGCGTGGGATGCTCATAACTTAAATACCCAGCTCGAAAAAGCAGCTGATGCCCTACGTCTGCCACCTTGGGATGCGGATGTTAGTAAGCTGTCTGGTGGTGAAAAACGCCGTGTGGCACTATGCCGTTTGCTATTGTCACGCCCTGACATGCTGTTACTTGACGAACCAACCAACCATTTGGACGCTGAGTCCGTAGCATGGTTAGAGCAGTTCTTGCAGAACTATAGCGGTACAATCGTTGCCATTACCCATGATAGATATTTCCTAGACAACGTCGCTCAGTGGATTTTGGAGCTAGATCGTGGCCATGGTTATCCGTATGAAGGCAACTATACTGAGTGGCTCGAGCAAAAGAACACCCGTTTAGAGCAGCAGAATAAGCAAGAAGAATCATTTGCTAAAGCACTGAAAAAAGAGCTAGATTGGATTCGCAAAAACCAAAAAGGTCAACAAGCCAAGTCTAAATCTCGTGTACAGCGCTTTGAAGAGTTGAACTCAACAGAGTTCCAACAGCGCAATGAGACCGCTGAAATTTATATTCCACCCGGTCCACGTTTAGGTAATAAAGTCATTGAAGTGAATAACATCTCCAAATCATTTGGTGATCGTCTGCTTTATGAAAACCTAAGCTTTAACGTGCCAGCTGGTGCTATCGTCGGTATCATCGGACCAAATGGTGCGGGTAAAACCACGCTATTTAATATGATTACTGAGCGTGATACGCCAGATACGGGTTCAGTCGATTTGGGCGAAAGTGTCAAAGTCGCTTATGTTGGTCAGGTACGTGATAACTTAGATGACAGCAAAACCGTTTGGGAAGAAGTGTCTGACGGTCTTGATATTATTACGGTTGGCGATTACACCACGCCAAGTCGTGCTTATATCGGTCGCTTTAACTTCAAAGGCTCAGATCAGCAAAAGCACGTCGGTCAATTGTCTGGCGGTGAGCGTAACCGCTTGCAGCTTGCTAAGACATTGAAGCAGGGCGCGAACGTATTGCTCCTTGATGAACCTTCAAACGATTTGGATATTGAGACCTTACGTGCGCTAGAAGATGCGATTCAGGTCTTCCCAGGTACGGTCATGGTCGTCTCGCATGATCGCTGGTTCCTTGACCGTATCGCCACTCATATCTTGGCGTTCGAAGATGAAGGCCCAGTTTGGTTCGATGGTAACTATTCTGAGTTTGAAACCTATCGTAAAAAGACGATGGGTGATGCTGCCACTCCTAAGCGTATGAAATATAAAAAGATTTCAACCTAG
- a CDS encoding 4a-hydroxytetrahydrobiopterin dehydratase: MSSLSDKQVNLQLEELPGWQREGNAIVKTYHFSDFIEAISFMNQAAFHAEALEHHPEWRNTYNMVEVRLTTGDTGGITSHDIRLAKRMEHIVQPKRL, translated from the coding sequence ATGAGTAGTTTATCTGATAAGCAAGTAAATTTGCAGCTAGAAGAATTGCCCGGTTGGCAGCGCGAGGGCAATGCTATCGTAAAAACATATCACTTCAGCGATTTCATCGAAGCCATAAGCTTTATGAATCAAGCCGCGTTCCATGCCGAAGCGCTCGAGCATCATCCCGAATGGCGCAACACTTATAACATGGTAGAGGTGCGCTTGACTACTGGCGATACCGGCGGTATTACCAGCCATGATATTCGTCTGGCGAAACGGATGGAACACATAGTCCAGCCGAAACGTTTATAG